From the genome of Actinomycetota bacterium:
GATGGTGTCGGTGACCACGATCTCCTCGATCACCGAGTCGGACAGCCGCTGGTAGGCGGCTCCCGAGAAGATGCCGTGCGTGGCGGCGGCGAGCACCTTTGTGGCGCCGGCCTTCTTCACCACGGCGGCGCCGGCGCACAGCGTGCCCGCGGTGTCGATCATGTCGTCGATCAGCAGGGCGGCCTTGCCGTCGACGTCACCGATGAGGAAGGTGACCTCGGCCTCGTTGTGCTCGGGGCGCTGCTTGGCCAGCACGGCAAGGCGGGCGCCGAGCTTCTCGGCGAAGTGGTTGGCCAGCTTGGCGCGGCCGGCGTCGGGCGACACCACCACCAGGCCCTCGGCGAAGTCGCCCGCGAACTGCCGCTCGCTGAAGTGGTCGGCGAGTATGGGCGTGGCCGTCATGTGGTCGACCGGGATCTGGAAGAAGCCCTGGATCTGCCCCGCGTGGAGGTCCATGGTGAGCACGCGGTCCACCCCCGCGGCCTCCAGCAGCTGCGCCACGAGTCGCGCCGTGATGGGCTCGCGCGGGCTGCTCTTCTTGTCCTGCCGCGAGTAGCCGTACCAGGGCATGACCGCCGTGATGCGGTGCGCCGACGCCAGCTTGGCGGCGTTGATCATGATGAGCAGCTCCATGAGCGACTCATTCACCGGCGTGCTCGTGGACTGCACCAGGAAGATGTCCGCTCCGCGGATGCTCTCGTCGAAGCGCACGTACACCTCGCCGTCCTTGAAGCGCTCGACGCGCACATCGCCGAGCTCGATGCCGAGGCGGTCTGCGATCTTCCGGGCCAGCTGCTTGCTCGACGTGCCCGCGAACACCATGAGGCGCTTGGAGTCGTCGCGGTCGATGCTCTTGGTTCCCACTAGGCGTCCTCCGCCTCGGAGTCGTTCTCCGTGGCGCGCCTGGCGCGCGCCTCGGCCTTCGCGGTGAAGCCCTCGATGTTCTCCTGCCGCGCGCGGGCGATTCCCAGCGCGCCCTCCGGTACGTCGCCCGTGATTATGGAGCCGGCCCCGGTCATCGCCTTGTCGCCGATGGTCACCGGCGCCACCAGTACGCAGTCGCTGCCGGTCTTCACGCCCGATCCCACCGTGGTGGAGTGCTTGCGGAAGCCGTCGTAGTTGGCGGTGATATTGCCCGCGCCGATGTTGGTGTCGGCGCCGATGTCGGCGTCGCCCATGTACGACAGGTGCGGCACCTTCGACCTCTCGCCCAGGCGGGTGTTCTTCATCTCCACATAGGTGCCGGCCTTGCTGCCGTCCTCCATGGTCACGCCCGGGCGCAGGTAGGCGAACGGGCCCACGGTGCAGCCCGTCCCCACCGTGGACGCCAGCACGTGGGCGCTCACCAGCACCGAGCCATCGCCCACCGACGAATCGGCCACCAGCACGTCGGGGCCGATCTCGCAGCCCTCGCCGATGACGGTGGCGCCCTTCAGCACCGTGCCGGGCCACAGCGTGGTGTCCTGCCCCACGCTGACCCCGGCGTCCACGAGCACGCGCGAGGGATCGGGCATGGTGACGCCACTCATCATGAGCTCGTGGCGCAGCCGCTGCTGGATGACCGCCTCGCACTCGGCCAGGTCGGCACGCGTGTTGATGCCCTGCACCACCGAGGCGTCGGGCGCCACGAGGGCGCCCGCCTCGCCCTGGATGATGGGCAGAACGTCAGGCAGGTAGAGCTCGCCCGGGGCGTTGTCGGTGCCGAGCCCCTCGAGGGCCGTGGCCAGCGCCGCGCGGTCGAAGGCGAACAGCCCGGCGTTGATCTCGCGCACCGCCAGCTGGTCGTGGTCGGCGTCGCGGGCCTCCACCACGCACACCCCGCGGTGGTCGCGGATCACCCGGCCATACGCCCCGCCGTCATCGAGGATGGCCGTGACCATGGTGGCGGCGCGGCCGCTTCGCTCGTGGTCGGCCACGAGGGCATCCACGAGCGAGGGATCGACCAGCGGGGTGTCGCCGCACATCACCACGACGGTCTGCACCGACGGGTCGAGCCCGGCGATGCCGATGCGCGTGGCCCCGCCGGTGCCATCGCGCACCTCCTGCAGCCCGATGCGCATGCCCCGGGGGAGCGCTGGGCGAACCTCGTCGCCCTCGGGGCCGAGCACCACCACCACGCCCTCGGGGGCGATGCCGCCCAGGGCGTCGAGCGCCCAGAGAATCATCGGCCGGCCCGCAAGGGGGTGCAGCACCTTCGGGAGGCGGCTCTTCATGCGGGTTCCGTGACCCGCGGCAAGGACGATGGCGCCGACGCTCAACTCGTTGCTCTCACCCTTTATTGCCTGGTTGGGGCGGGAGGATTCGAACCCCCGGTCGCGGGACCAAAACCCGCTGCCTTACCACTTGGCTACGCCCCAGCGTGCCGCCCGGCACGGCACGGCACGGCAGACCATACCAGCGTGGTCCGGCGTGCCGAGGCCTCCGGGGGGCGCCCCCAGGAGGCCCGCCGGACGTTACAGCTGGGGCCGGGTGATGGCCCCCTCGCTGGCCGACTGCACCAGAGCGGCGTACTTGGCCAGCACCCCGCTGGTGTAGTTGGGCACAGGCGGCGACCAGCCGCTCATGCGCTCGGCGATCTCCTCATCGCCGAGCTCCACGTTGAGCTCGCGATTCCCGACGTCGAGCACCACGATGTCGCCCTCGCGAAGCGCCGCGATGGGCCCTCCGCGGTAGGCCTCGGGCGAGATGTGCCCGACCATGAGGCCGTGGGTGGCGCCGCTGAAGCGCCCGTCGGTGATCAGCGCCACCTCCTCGCCGAGGCCCTCGCCCACGAGGGCGGCGGTCACGTGCAGCATCTCGCGCATGCCGGGTCCGCCGGCGGGGCCCTCGTAGCGGATCACCACGACGTCGCCGGGATTGATGCCGCCGGCCTTCACGGCGGCGAAGGCCTCCTCCTCGCGCTCGAAGATGCGGGCGGGGCCGCGGTGCAGCAGGCGCTCGTGCCCGGCCAGCTTCACCACGCTGCCCTCGGGCGCGAGGTTGCCGCGCAGGATCGCCAGGCCACCGGTGGCCTTCAGCGGCGTCTCGATGGGCACCACCACCTCCTGGCCCGGAGCCGCCACGGCGTCGTCGGCGATCTGCTGCAGGGTGCGGCCATCCACGGTGGGAGCGCTGCCGTCGATCTTCCCGTGCTTCAGCAGTTCGCGCATCACCAGCCCGGGGCCGCCTGCGTTGAACAGGTCCACGGCCACGAAGCGGCCGCCCGGCTTGATGTCCACCACGATCGGCGTGCGCTCGGCGATGGTGTCGAACTCGTCGATGGTGAAGGGGATGCCGAACTCGCGCGCGATGGCGAGGATATGCATCACGGCGTTAGTGGAGCCACCGCTGGCGGCCACCGATGCCACGGCGTTGGCGATGGCGCGGCGGTCGACGATGTCCGCGGGCGTGATGTTTTCGCGCACCAGGCGCATGATCATCTTGCCCGCCTCCTCCGCGGCCGTGTCCTTGGCGGGGTCGGTGGCGGGGATGCCGTTGAGATCGCACGGCGCGATGCCGAGGAACTCGCACACCATGGCCATGGTGTTGGCCGTGAACTGGCCGCCGCAGGCGCCCGCGCCGGGGCAGGCGGCGTTCTCGATGGCCAGCAGCTCGTCGTCATCGATCTTCCCGGCCGCGTGCGCGCCCACGCCCTCGAAGACGTCCTGCACCGTGAGGTCGCGCCCCTGGTACCTGCCGGCCGCGATCGAGCCGTTGTAGAGCACGATGCCGGGGATGCCCAGGCGGCCCAGCGCCATGACAGCGCCCGGCAGGGTCTTGTCGCAGCCCACCACCACCACGACGGCGTCGAACGAGTGCCCGCGGCACACCAGCTCGACCGAGTCGGCGATGACCTCGCGGCTGATGAGCGAGCACTTCATGCCCTCGGTGCCCATGCTCACGCCGTCGCTGACGGCGACGGTGTTGGCCTCCATGGGCGTGCCGCCGGCCTTCTGGATGCCCACCTTCACGTGCGTCGCCAGGTCGCGCTGGTTGATGTTGCACGGCATGGTCTCGATCCACGTGGTGAGAACGCCCACGATCGGGCGGGCCAGCGCCTCGTCGTCGAATCCCACGGCCTTGAGCATCGCGCGCGCCGGCGCGCGGTCGGGGCCATCGGTCATCACGGCGCTCTTGCGCTTGGCCGGGTCGGTGGGCTGCTGGTACGGGTTCGGGTTCGTCATGCGCCGGACTCTAACGGCGACCAGCCGGCCATCGCGCGGGCCAGGAATCCCGCGATCTGGCGAGAGACGTCACCGGCCTCGGCCTGCAGGTAGTGGTCGGCGCCGTGCACCACGGACAGCTCGCCCCCGCCCACCGAGGCCATCCAGTCGGCGATGGTCTCGACCGGGGTGATGTGGTCGTGCTCGGGATGCGCCACGCACACCGGGCGCTCGCCCATGTCGTCGGGCAGCGACGCCCCCGGCGCCACGGCCGCCACGGCGCGCACGCGCGGGTCCATCGCGCCCACGTGCAGCGCCACCCAGGCCCCGAACGAGTAGCCGCAGATGGCCAGCGGGGTGCCGGGCGGCAGGGCGTCCTCCAGCGTGTCGAGCGCCCGCACGGCGTCCATCCACACGGTGTGGTCGGCCACCGATTCGCCGGCGCTCTCCCCCGCGCCCCGGAAGTCGAACGCCAGCGCGGCCAAGCGCTCGGCCACGATCGCCCGGCCCAGGGCGCGCACCAGGTGGCTCTCGCGCGTGCCGCCGTACATCGGGTGCGGGTGGCATACCACCACGCCGGCGAGCGGCGTGCCGGCATCGGGACGCAGTATCTCGGCCGCCAGCGGCGGGCCGTCGCCGCCGATGGTGACGCGCTCGGAGATCACGCGGGCTCGAGCACCTCGATGTGCAGCACCCTGGCCACGGTCTTCTCAGAGGTCTCGATGCTCTCGGGCGACACCACCTCGGCCCAGTCGCCCCGGCAGTCGATGCGCACGGTCTGCCCCTCTTCCAGCACGCCCGACAGCGTCACCGCCAGGTCGCCCTCCACCTCGAAGGTGTTGAGCTCGAGCGGGATGTCGGTGTCGAGGGTGATAAGCAGCAGCCGACCGCGGTAGCGGTCGTCCTCCTCGAACATCATGGCGATCTCGCCGGTGAAGGACCTGTGGCGGGCGTCGGTCACGGCCCGGCACCCTAGCGGCACCGATGCCCGTGCGACCGGGCCCACGGGCGACCAGAATGAGGGGCGATGACCGCCAATCCGCCGGCGCCCCGCAGCTACCTGCTGCTCGGCCCGCCCGACATCCTCCACGACCTCCTCAACGACTTCGCCGAAGATGGCTGGGCGTGCTCGGCCGACCGCTGGCAGGCGGTGATCACCCGGCCGGCCGACGACCAGGGGCCAGACCCCGGCGCGTGGCCCACCGAGGTGAGCCTGCAGGGCGTTCGCACCGACGGCCACGAGGCCGCCTGCCGCGAGCACCTGAGCCCGCTGGAGTAGCGGGCACGGGGCCGCCCCGGCATGCGAGGCGGCCCCGTGCCCGGCATGTTCGCCGCGCCCTACGACGCGGTGCGCATCTCCTGCATCTCGGCGATCTCCGCCGACTGGTCGGCGATGATCGTCTCGGCCAACTTCTTCACGTCGGCGTTCGGCGTGCCGTTGAGCACCATGTCGGCCATCATGATCGCGCCTGCGTGATGCGGGATCATCATGCGCAGGAAGGCCTGGGCGGGGTTGGCGGCCCCGCTCACGGCCTCGGCGGTCATCCCCGCCATGCCCATCATCGCGGCCATGCCGTGGTCGTCTGCGTCGTACTCCGGCACGTCCTCGCCGTAGAGGGCCCGGTACCACGAGCGCATCTGGGCGATCTCACCTTGCTGGGCCGTGATCACCCGGCGCGCGAGCGCCCGTACCTTGGCGTCCTTGCCCGCGGCGATCTCCGCCTCGGCCATGTCCACGGCCATCTGGTGGTGGGCCACCATCATGGCGAGAAACTCCTTCTGGCCCATGGCCATCATGCCGTGGTGGGTCTCGCTGACCCCGTCCATCATGGCCACGGGGTCGCCGTCCATCATGTGGTCGCCCCCGGTGTTGGCACCTATGGTCCAGCCGATGGCGCCGCCCACGATCAGCACCACCACGGCGCCGATGACGGCCATCCCCTTGTTGCTCATCTCGATCCTCCTGCGCTGGTCGTGACATGACATGCCCCGTGGGGGCCGGTCAGGTCACTGCTGCAGCACGCAGGGCCGCAGCGGGCGTGGTGGCCCGTGGGCCGGAGGGCGCAGCATGTGGATGCGTCGGTCGCGACGAATGCGCATTCCCGCGAGGCGAAGCCGCATGCGGAGGCCCCTGCCGAGACCCGCGGCGACCGCGGCCGCCGTCGCGAGGATCGCCAGGCACGCACCGACCAGGCCGAGATCTCCCGCTCCGTCGTCGCCTCCGTGCGCGACTCCGGCGTCGGGGGCGCAGGGGCCAGCCGCGCAATGGGGCGCGCCCTGAGCGTGACCGGCGTGCCCCAGCACCGGACCCCCGTGATGCACCGCCACCGCCAGCGCGAGTGCGATCACGGCGAGCAATCTCATGCACCGCACCATAGCCCGAGAGGCACGCGGCCATCCACCCCCAGACGGCGCGCAACCGCGCCCGCGGCCGGGGTGGCGCCCCATCAAGGCTTGCTGACTTCAAGCACCCTCGACCCGGGAGCTGAGCCATGCCCAGCCGCCGCACGACCCGCCTCGCTGCTGCGGCTGCGCTGGCGGCAGCGGCCTCCCTCACCGCACCCATGGCCGTCGTCGGTGCCGCCGAGAACCAGAAGGTGCCGCGCCGCGCCATGTGATCTGCAAGAAGGCGCAGACATGGATTCCCACCGACTACTCAGGCGGCTGCTAGCAGGTGTTCAGCCAGGCCGTGCGCCAGAAGGTGATGGCCGACTTCGAGAAGGTGGCCAGCACCAGCAGCCAGTGGGCGGCCAATCCTTCGGTCGTGCCGCTCGTGCCCGCGTGGAAGACGATGCGGTGCCAGCGCGGCGGCCAGGCGGGGATCGTGAGGCTGAACAGGTGGCAGGCCGGCACGTGCACCTTCACCACCACCTTCGAGCACCGGGGGTACGACGAGCACCCGGATCACGAGTGGGAATGCGCGGTGGAGATGGTGGTGCGCACGAGCCTCAATGGCAGCAAGCGCATCCGCAACGGGAAGATCTGGCTTCAGGGGGACACCAGCGCAGTGCCGACCACCGTGGATGCCGTTGCCGGCGAGTTCCCGAATTGCGAGAAGTCGGTGCCGGACGACGCGTGGACATCCGGCTAGCCATCGGCGACTAGGTCACGACGCTCCAGAGCCCGTCATCGCCGATGGGCTCGACCGAAACCGCACCTCGGCCCACGGCCCGGATGAGCATCTGGGCGGCAGCGCGGCGGTCGATGGGCTGCTCGATGTCCGTGCGCATCACCTCGGCCACCTCCTGGGTGGTGAGGCCCAGCGGGAACTCCGCGAGCACGTCCTCGGGGCGCTCCTCGGGCACGCCGCGACGCGATCCGGTCGGGTCGAGGTTGGCCACCACCACGTCGTAGGCCTCCATGGGCTGGAACCCGCCGGCCTCGAGGGTGCGGTCGCCCGCGCGGAAGATGAGCGAGGGCGCGGTGTAGCGCACGGCGCCATCGGTGTTGGCGGCCTTGGCCTGGAACTCCGTGGGGCTTCCGGCTGCGGCGCGCGCCTCGGCGCGGTCGGCCTGGTAGGCGTCCTCCACCTCGGCGGTGTCGATCGTGGCCATCACGGCCGGAACGTCCAGCCCCGGCACGCGCCCGAGCGCCGCGGCGATGTTGGCGTCCTCGTCCATGAGCATTCGCGTCGTGAACCACCCGAACTGCAGCGCGCGGAACGCGGTGATCTCGTCGCCGGGCGACGCCAGGCGGACAGCCTGCAGGGCACGGCAGGCGCGGGCGGTGCCCGTGAGGCGCGCGCGGGGCCCCTGCGTGAATGGCATCCCGAACTGGCGGAACATCTCCATCCGGTCGGCCATCATCACCGGTGTGTAGCCGCGCTCCTCATACAGCGTGCCGTCCTCGGCCAGGCCGATGGTGACCAGCCGCCAGCGAAGACGCGGTCCGTAGCGCCACTGCAGCACGGCGAGCGACGGGGACGCCGAGTAACCCCACGGGCACCCCGGGTCGGAGATGAAGGTGATGTCGATGTCCATAGCCGCGATGGTAGGGGGCGCGGAACGGCTAGCCTGCCCGGGCCATGGGTGAACCGCTCCTGATCTCAGATGGCCGGGCCATGGGCCTGGTCGACGAAAACGCGCGGCTCTGCTGGCTCGTCGCACCCCGGATTGACCAGCCGACCATCATCAGCGGCCTGGTGGACGAGCAGCGCGGCGGAGGCGTGGAGTTGGTGTTCCCCGACTCCACGACCGTGGCGCACCGCCACCGCGAGGGCACCATGGTGGTGGAGACCGACCTCGAGGGCCCGTCTGGCACCGTGCGCGTGATCGACGCGCTGGTCGTACCGGCGCGCGGCCCGGTGCAGGCCGCCTGGCCCGGCTTGTTCATCCGCCAGGTGCTGGTCACCGAGGGCGAGGCCGAGATCGGGCTGGTCACCCGGCTGCGGTACGCCTATGGCCGCAACGCGCCGCGCTGGCGCACCGAGGGACGCAAGATCATCGGCTACGGCCCCGGCCTCACCATCGAGCTGCAGAGCGAGCTGCCGCCGCGCGCGTACGGCGCGGACCTGGGCGCCACCACGGTGCTCAAGGAGAACGAGCGCCGCCTGATGGCCCTGCGCTGGCAGGACCCCACGAACAAGGGCACCGACCTGCGCCGGACCGTGGAGGAGACCGCCGCGTTCTGGCGGGCGTGGGGCAGCACCTGCGACCACGACCCGCGGGCGCTGATGCTGAAGGCGATGATGTACCACCCCACCGGGGCCATGGTGCGCGCCGCCACCACCTCGCATGGCCCCGGGCCCGCGGCCGACGGCCGCCTGGCCTGGATGGAGGACCAGCAGAGGGCGGCCGATGCCTTCCGGGCGCTGGGGTACCCGGGCGAGGCCGACTACATCGAGCAGTGGATCGCCCGCGCCGGCGATGGCGGGCCCGTGCGCGAGTTGAGCGGGGGCGAGGCGCCGCCCGAGGCCAAGGTGGACGAGATCGACGCCAACATCATGGTGGGGGCTCCCCCGGGCGACGCCCGGGGGAACATCCCCTACCTGCCCGATCTCCTGGGCTGACCGCGCGCACTGTGGATTGGGGCATCACGTGGCGG
Proteins encoded in this window:
- a CDS encoding ribose-phosphate pyrophosphokinase; the protein is MVFAGTSSKQLARKIADRLGIELGDVRVERFKDGEVYVRFDESIRGADIFLVQSTSTPVNESLMELLIMINAAKLASAHRITAVMPWYGYSRQDKKSSPREPITARLVAQLLEAAGVDRVLTMDLHAGQIQGFFQIPVDHMTATPILADHFSERQFAGDFAEGLVVVSPDAGRAKLANHFAEKLGARLAVLAKQRPEHNEAEVTFLIGDVDGKAALLIDDMIDTAGTLCAGAAVVKKAGATKVLAAATHGIFSGAAYQRLSDSVIEEIVVTDTIDTEHGAAGGKIQVLSVDRILADTIHNVFCDESVSEIFAGENQLF
- the ilvD gene encoding dihydroxy-acid dehydratase; this translates as MTNPNPYQQPTDPAKRKSAVMTDGPDRAPARAMLKAVGFDDEALARPIVGVLTTWIETMPCNINQRDLATHVKVGIQKAGGTPMEANTVAVSDGVSMGTEGMKCSLISREVIADSVELVCRGHSFDAVVVVVGCDKTLPGAVMALGRLGIPGIVLYNGSIAAGRYQGRDLTVQDVFEGVGAHAAGKIDDDELLAIENAACPGAGACGGQFTANTMAMVCEFLGIAPCDLNGIPATDPAKDTAAEEAGKMIMRLVRENITPADIVDRRAIANAVASVAASGGSTNAVMHILAIAREFGIPFTIDEFDTIAERTPIVVDIKPGGRFVAVDLFNAGGPGLVMRELLKHGKIDGSAPTVDGRTLQQIADDAVAAPGQEVVVPIETPLKATGGLAILRGNLAPEGSVVKLAGHERLLHRGPARIFEREEEAFAAVKAGGINPGDVVVIRYEGPAGGPGMREMLHVTAALVGEGLGEEVALITDGRFSGATHGLMVGHISPEAYRGGPIAALREGDIVVLDVGNRELNVELGDEEIAERMSGWSPPVPNYTSGVLAKYAALVQSASEGAITRPQL
- a CDS encoding DUF305 domain-containing protein is translated as MSCHDQRRRIEMSNKGMAVIGAVVVLIVGGAIGWTIGANTGGDHMMDGDPVAMMDGVSETHHGMMAMGQKEFLAMMVAHHQMAVDMAEAEIAAGKDAKVRALARRVITAQQGEIAQMRSWYRALYGEDVPEYDADDHGMAAMMGMAGMTAEAVSGAANPAQAFLRMMIPHHAGAIMMADMVLNGTPNADVKKLAETIIADQSAEIAEMQEMRTAS
- the glmU gene encoding UDP-N-acetylglucosamine diphosphorylase/glucosamine-1-phosphate N-acetyltransferase, with the translated sequence MKSRLPKVLHPLAGRPMILWALDALGGIAPEGVVVVLGPEGDEVRPALPRGMRIGLQEVRDGTGGATRIGIAGLDPSVQTVVVMCGDTPLVDPSLVDALVADHERSGRAATMVTAILDDGGAYGRVIRDHRGVCVVEARDADHDQLAVREINAGLFAFDRAALATALEGLGTDNAPGELYLPDVLPIIQGEAGALVAPDASVVQGINTRADLAECEAVIQQRLRHELMMSGVTMPDPSRVLVDAGVSVGQDTTLWPGTVLKGATVIGEGCEIGPDVLVADSSVGDGSVLVSAHVLASTVGTGCTVGPFAYLRPGVTMEDGSKAGTYVEMKNTRLGERSKVPHLSYMGDADIGADTNIGAGNITANYDGFRKHSTTVGSGVKTGSDCVLVAPVTIGDKAMTGAGSIITGDVPEGALGIARARQENIEGFTAKAEARARRATENDSEAEDA
- a CDS encoding alpha/beta fold hydrolase, whose protein sequence is MISERVTIGGDGPPLAAEILRPDAGTPLAGVVVCHPHPMYGGTRESHLVRALGRAIVAERLAALAFDFRGAGESAGESVADHTVWMDAVRALDTLEDALPPGTPLAICGYSFGAWVALHVGAMDPRVRAVAAVAPGASLPDDMGERPVCVAHPEHDHITPVETIADWMASVGGGELSVVHGADHYLQAEAGDVSRQIAGFLARAMAGWSPLESGA